In Callospermophilus lateralis isolate mCalLat2 chromosome 10, mCalLat2.hap1, whole genome shotgun sequence, a single genomic region encodes these proteins:
- the Usp19 gene encoding ubiquitin carboxyl-terminal hydrolase 19 isoform X8, with protein sequence MPAEPLHFVRGRPPSTKKISGELGWLPGGGGGSGVSKIGAGSRPCWGAGLWLLVPCWRIWPQRVAKIAGPGRKRRSPDPDAVADPGTLWLSTKRLRMSGGASATGPRRGPPGLEEATSKKKQKDRANQESKDGDPRKGSVPTPQEEHTKEELLLDWGQNENEVIVKLRVGAGPLRLEEVDTVFSDTNCVVRLPGGQQWGGVLYAEIESSCAKVQARKGGVLQLALPKKVPLLTWPSLLKKPLGTQELVPRLRCQENGQELSPIALDPGPEPRRAKQEARNQKRAQGRGEVGSGAGPGAQAGPSAKRAVHLCRGPEGEGSRDGPGPQGDAPPFLANPAPQVEAEEQLCVPPLNPQTCLLGSEKNLALLAGEKSVSPRNDSVSPAVAQIRDPGKDDHVKEEMTVATDAATLVDGKEPESMVNLAFVKNDSYEKGPDSVVVHVYVKEIHRDTSRVLFREQDFTLIFQTRDGNFLRLHPGCGPHTIFRWQVKLRNLIEPEHCTFCFTASRIDICLHKRQSQRWGGLEAPAARGAVGGAKVAVPTGPTPLDSTPPGGTPHPLTGQEEARAMEKDKSKARSEDTGLDGVVTRTTLEHVVPKPEPHLASPKPTCMVPPMPHSPVSGDSVEEEEEEEKKVCLPGFTGLVNLGNTCFMNSVIQSLSNTRELRDFFHDRSFEAEINYNNPLGTGGRLAIGFAVLLRALWKGTHHAFQPSKLKAIVASKASQFTGYAQHDAQEFMAFLLDGLHEDLNRIQNKPYTETVDSDGRPDEVVAEEAWQRHKMRNDSFIVDLFQGQYKSKLVCPVCAKVSITFDPFLYLPVPLPQKQKVLPVFYFAREPHSKPIKFLVSVSKENSSVSEVLDSLSQSVHVKPENLRLAEVIKNRFHRIFLPSHSLDTVSPSDMLLCFELLSPELAKERVVVLEVQQRPQVPSVPISKCAACQRKQQSEDEKLKRCTRCYRVGYCNQLCQKTHWPDHKGLCRPENIGYPFLVSVPASRLTYARLAQLLEGYARYSVSVFQPPFQPGRMALESQSPGCTTLLSSSSLEAGDSEKDSTQPPELQLVTSVAEGDMGVPQVWASPDRCPVPSTSGISSEMLTSGPIEGTSLPPVERVSRPEAAVPGYQHPSEAINAHTSQFFIYKIDASNREQRLEDKGETPLELGDDCSLALVWRNNERLQEFVLVDSKDLECAEDPGSAGEAARAGHFTLDQCLNLFTRPEVLAPEEAWYCPQCKQHREASKQLLLWRLPNVLIVQLKRFSFRSFIWRDKINDLVEFPVRNLDLSKFCIGQKEEQLPSYDLYAVINHYGGMIGGHYTACARLPNDRSSQRSDVGWRLFDDSTVTTVDESQVVTRYAYVLFYRRRNSPVERPPRAGHSEHHPDLGPAAEAAASQGLGPGQAPEVAPTRTAPERFVPPVDRPAPTYSNMEEVD encoded by the exons ATGCCGGCGGAACCGTTACACTTCGTCCGTGGCCGGCCTCCTTCCACAAAGAAGATTAGCGGCGAGCTAGggtggcttcctggaggaggtggtgGCAGTGGGGTTTCGAAGATTGGAGCTGGGTCTCGGCCCTGTTGGGGCGCTGGTCTGTG GCTGTTGGTTCCTTGTTGGAGAATTTGGccacaaagagttgccaaaatagCTGGACCAGGAAGAAAGCGCCGCAGCCCTGACCCAGACGCTGTTGCCGACCCCGGAACACTCTGGCTGTCAACCAAGCGGCTCAGAATGTCGGGCGGGGCCAGTGCCACGGGCCCAAGGAGAGGGCCCCCAGGACTGGAGGAGGCTACTAGTAAGAAGAAGCAGAAGGATAGAGCAAACCAGGAGAGCAAGGATGGAGATCCTAGGAAAG gGTCAGTGCCCACTCCACAAGAGGAGCATACCAAAGAGG AGTTGTTGCTTGATTGGGGACAGAATGAAAATGAGGTGATTGTCAAGCTGCGTGTGGGAGCAGGTCCCTTGCGACTGGAGGAGGTGGATACTGTTTTCTCAGACACCAACTGTGTGGTGCGGCTTCCAG GTGGTCAGCAGTGGGGTGGTGTCCTTTATGCTGAAATAGAAAGTTCTTGTGCCAAAGTTCAGGCCCGTAAGGGTGGAGTCCTACAGCTGGCATTACCCAAGAAGGTGCCTCTGCTCACATGGCCCTCTCTCCTG AAGAAACCTCTAGGGACCCAGGAGCTGGTGCCCAGGCTGCGGTGCCAGGAGAATGGGCAGGAACTGTCTCCCATTGCCCTGGACCCAGGCCCTGAGCCCCGCCGGGCTAAGCAGGAGGCCCGGAACCAGAAGCGGGCCCAGGGCCGTGGTGAGGTAGGCTCAGGGGCTGGCCCCGGGGCCCAGGCAGGGCCCAGCGCCAAGAGGGCTGTACATCTCTGCAGAGGGCCAGAGGGGGAAGGGTCCAGGGATGGCCCTGGACCCCAGGGTGATGCCCCACCCTTCCTGGCTAATCCAGCCCCCCAG GTTGAGGCTGAAGAACAGCTCTGTGTACCACCACTGAATCCGCAAACCTGCCTCCTAGGCTCAGAGAAGAATTTAGCCCTTTTGGCAGGAGAGAAGTCAGTGTCCCCCAGGAATGACTCAGTCTCCCCAGCAGTGGCCCAGATCAGAGACCCTGGGAAAGATGACCATGTCAAAGAAGAGATGACAGTAGCAACAGATGCCGCAACGTTGGTGGATGGtaaag AGCCTGAGTCCATGGTGAACCTGGCATTTGTCAAGAATGACTCATATGAGAAGGGCCCGGATTCAGTGGTGGTGCACGTGTACGTGAAGGAGATCCACAGGGATACCTCTCGAGTACTTTTCCGTGAACAGGACTTCACACTCATCTTCCAGACCAG GGATGGAAACTTCTTGAGGCTGCATCCGGGCTGTGGGCCCCACACCATCTTCCGTTGGCAGGTGAAGCTCAG GAACCTGATTGAGCCAGAACATTGCACCTTCTGTTTCACGGCTTCTCGCATCGACATCTGCCTCCATAAGCGACAGAGTCAGCGCTGGGGAGGGCTGGAGGCCCCAGCTGCACGAG GTGCAGTGGGTGGTGCAAAGGTTGCCGTGCCGACAGGTCCAACACCTCTGGATTCAACCCCTCCGGGAGGTACCCCTCACCCGCTGACAGGCCAGGAGGAAGCCCGGGCTATGGAGAAAGATAAATCTAAGGCTCGATCCGAGGATACAGGGCTGGATGGTGTGGTGACCCGCACAACCTTGGAGCATGTTGTCCCAAAGCCAGAGCCACACCTGGCCTCG CCCAAGCCCACATGTATGGTACCTCCAATGCCCCACAGCCCTGTGAGTGGAGATagcgtggaggaggaggaggaggaagagaagaaggtgtgtCTGCCAGGTTTCACTGGCCTTGTCAACTTAGGCAACACTTGCTTCATGAACAGTGTCATTCAGTCTCTTTCCAACACTCGGGAACTTCGGGACTTCTTCCATG ACCGTTCCTTTGAGGCAGAGATCAACTACAACAACCCACTGGGGACTGGTGGACGTCTGGCCATTGGCTTTGCTGTGTTGCTCCGGGCCCTGTGGAAGGGCACTCACCATGcctttcagccttccaagttgaaG GCCATTGTAGCAAGCAAAGCCAGCCAGTTCACAGGCTATGCCCAGCACGATGCCCAGGAGTTCATGGCTTTCCTGCTGGATGGGCTACATGAGGACCTGAATCGAATCCAGAACAAGCCATACACAGAAACTGTGGACTCGGATGGACGGCCTGATGAG GTGGTGGCTGAGGAAGCATGGCAGCGGCACAAGATGAGGAACGATTCTTTCATTGTGGACCTATTTCAGGGCCAGTACAAGTCGAAGCTGGTGTGCCCTGTATGTGCCAAG GTCTCCATCACATTTGACCCGTTCCTTTATCTGCCGGTGCCCTTGCCACAAAAACAAAAGGTTCTCCCTGTCTTTTATTTTGCCCGAGAGCCACATAGCAAGCCTATCAAG TTCCTGGTGAGTGTTAGCAAGGAAAATTCCAGTGTGAGTGAAGTTTTGGATTCCCTCTCTCAGAGTGTCCATGTGAAACCTGAGAACCTGCGTCTGGCTGAG GTAATTAAGAATCGCTTCCATCGCATATTCCTGCCCTCTCACTCATTGGACACTGTGTCCCCATCTGACATGCTTCTCTGCTTTGAGCTGCTGTCCCCAGAGTTAGCTAAGGAACGGGTAGTGGTGCTAGAAGTACAACAG CGCCCCCAGGTGCCCAGCGTCCCTATCTCCAAATGTGCCGCCTGCCAGCGGAAGCAGCAATCAGAGGATGAAAAACTGAAGCGATGTACCCGGTGCTACCGTGTGGGCTACTGCAACCA gcTCTGTCAGAAAACCCATTGGCCTGACCACAAGGGTCTCTGCCGCCCTGAGAACATTGGCTACCCCTTCCTGGTCAGTGTACCTGCCTCACGCCTCACTTATGCCCGTCTTGCTCAGCTGCTAGAGGGTTATGCCCG GTACTCTGTGAGTGTATTCCAGCCACCCTTCCAGCCTGGTCGCATGGCCTTGGAGTCTCAGAGCCCTGGCTGTACCACACTGCTCTCCAGTAGCTCCCTGGAGGCTGGGGACAGCGAGAAGGACtccactcagcctcctgagctccagCTGGTGACCTCTGTGGCTGAAGGGGATATGGGGGTCCCCCAGGTGTGGGCATCTCCTGATCGGTGCCCTGTGCCTAGCACCAGTGGAATTTCTTCTGagatgctgactagtgggcctattGAAGGTACTTCTTTGCCTCCTGTCGAGAGGGTGTCCCGGCCTGAAG CTGCTGTACCAGGATACCAACATCCAAGTGAAGCCATAAATGCCCACACATCCcagttcttcatctataaaattgaTGCATCTAACCGAGAGCAGCGGCTAGAGGATAAAG GGGAGACCCCACTGGAGTTGGGTGATGACTGTAGCCTGGCTCTGGTTTGGCGAAACAATGAGCGCCTGCAGgagtttgtgttggtagactccaAGGACCTGGAATGTGCTGAGGACCCAGGCTCTGCTGGTGAGGCTGCTCGCGCTGGCCACTTCACCCTGGACCAGTGCCTCAACCTCTTCACACGGCCTGAGGTGCTGGCACCTGAGGAGGCCTG GTACTGCCCACAGTGCAAACAGCACCGTGAGGCCTCCAAGCAACTGTTGCTATGGCGCTTGCCAAATGTGCTCATTGTGCAGCTCAAGCGCTTCTCCTTTCGTAGTTTTATCTGGCGTGACAAGATCAAtgacttggtggagtttccggttCG GAACCTAGATCTGAGCAAGTTCTGTATTGGTCAGAAAGAGGAGCAGTTGCCCAGCTACGACCTGTATGCTGTCATCAACCACTATGGAGGCATGATTGGTGGCCACTACACTGCCTGCGCACGCCTGCCCAATGATCGCAGCAGTCAGCGCAGTGACGTGG GCTGGCGCTTATTTGATGACAGCACAGTGACGACAGTAGACGAGAGCCAGGTTGTGACACGTTATGCCTATGTACTCTTCTACCGCCGACGGAACTCTCCTGTGGAGAGGCCCCCCAGGGCAGGTCACTCTGAGCACCACCCAGACCTAGGCCCTGCAGCTGAGGCTGCTGCTAGCCAG GGACTAGGCCCTGGCCAGGCCCCCGAGGTGGCCCCCACGCGGACAGCCCCTGAACGCTTCGTCCCCCCTGTGGACCGCCCAGCCCCCACCTACAGCAACATGGAGGAGGTCGATTAG
- the Usp19 gene encoding ubiquitin carboxyl-terminal hydrolase 19 isoform X11: MPAEPLHFVRGRPPSTKKISGELGWLPGGGGGSGVSKIGAGSRPCWGAGLWLLVPCWRIWPQRVAKIAGPGRKRRSPDPDAVADPGTLWLSTKRLRMSGGASATGPRRGPPGLEEATSKKKQKDRANQESKDGDPRKGSVPTPQEEHTKEELLLDWGQNENEVIVKLRVGAGPLRLEEVDTVFSDTNCVVRLPGGQQWGGVLYAEIESSCAKVQARKGGVLQLALPKKVPLLTWPSLLKKPLGTQELVPRLRCQENGQELSPIALDPGPEPRRAKQEARNQKRAQGRGEVGSGAGPGAQAGPSAKRAVHLCRGPEGEGSRDGPGPQGDAPPFLANPAPQVEAEEQLCVPPLNPQTCLLGSEKNLALLAGEKSVSPRNDSVSPAVAQIRDPGKDDHVKEEMTVATDAATLVDGKEPESMVNLAFVKNDSYEKGPDSVVVHVYVKEIHRDTSRVLFREQDFTLIFQTRDGNFLRLHPGCGPHTIFRWQVKLRNLIEPEHCTFCFTASRIDICLHKRQSQRWGGLEAPAARVGGAKVAVPTGPTPLDSTPPGGTPHPLTGQEEARAMEKDKSKARSEDTGLDGVVTRTTLEHVVPKPEPHLASPKPTCMVPPMPHSPVSGDSVEEEEEEEKKVCLPGFTGLVNLGNTCFMNSVIQSLSNTRELRDFFHDRSFEAEINYNNPLGTGGRLAIGFAVLLRALWKGTHHAFQPSKLKAIVASKASQFTGYAQHDAQEFMAFLLDGLHEDLNRIQNKPYTETVDSDGRPDEVVAEEAWQRHKMRNDSFIVDLFQGQYKSKLVCPVCAKVSITFDPFLYLPVPLPQKQKVLPVFYFAREPHSKPIKFLVSVSKENSSVSEVLDSLSQSVHVKPENLRLAEVIKNRFHRIFLPSHSLDTVSPSDMLLCFELLSPELAKERVVVLEVQQRPQVPSVPISKCAACQRKQQSEDEKLKRCTRCYRVGYCNQLCQKTHWPDHKGLCRPENIGYPFLVSVPASRLTYARLAQLLEGYARYSVSVFQPPFQPGRMALESQSPGCTTLLSSSSLEAGDSEKDSTQPPELQLVTSVAEGDMGVPQVWASPDRCPVPSTSGISSEMLTSGPIEGTSLPPVERVSRPEAAVPGYQHPSEAINAHTSQFFIYKIDASNREQRLEDKGETPLELGDDCSLALVWRNNERLQEFVLVDSKDLECAEDPGSAGEAARAGHFTLDQCLNLFTRPEVLAPEEAWYCPQCKQHREASKQLLLWRLPNVLIVQLKRFSFRSFIWRDKINDLVEFPVRNLDLSKFCIGQKEEQLPSYDLYAVINHYGGMIGGHYTACARLPNDRSSQRSDVGWRLFDDSTVTTVDESQVVTRYAYVLFYRRRNSPVERPPRAGHSEHHPDLGPAAEAAASQGLGPGQAPEVAPTRTAPERFVPPVDRPAPTYSNMEEVD; the protein is encoded by the exons ATGCCGGCGGAACCGTTACACTTCGTCCGTGGCCGGCCTCCTTCCACAAAGAAGATTAGCGGCGAGCTAGggtggcttcctggaggaggtggtgGCAGTGGGGTTTCGAAGATTGGAGCTGGGTCTCGGCCCTGTTGGGGCGCTGGTCTGTG GCTGTTGGTTCCTTGTTGGAGAATTTGGccacaaagagttgccaaaatagCTGGACCAGGAAGAAAGCGCCGCAGCCCTGACCCAGACGCTGTTGCCGACCCCGGAACACTCTGGCTGTCAACCAAGCGGCTCAGAATGTCGGGCGGGGCCAGTGCCACGGGCCCAAGGAGAGGGCCCCCAGGACTGGAGGAGGCTACTAGTAAGAAGAAGCAGAAGGATAGAGCAAACCAGGAGAGCAAGGATGGAGATCCTAGGAAAG gGTCAGTGCCCACTCCACAAGAGGAGCATACCAAAGAGG AGTTGTTGCTTGATTGGGGACAGAATGAAAATGAGGTGATTGTCAAGCTGCGTGTGGGAGCAGGTCCCTTGCGACTGGAGGAGGTGGATACTGTTTTCTCAGACACCAACTGTGTGGTGCGGCTTCCAG GTGGTCAGCAGTGGGGTGGTGTCCTTTATGCTGAAATAGAAAGTTCTTGTGCCAAAGTTCAGGCCCGTAAGGGTGGAGTCCTACAGCTGGCATTACCCAAGAAGGTGCCTCTGCTCACATGGCCCTCTCTCCTG AAGAAACCTCTAGGGACCCAGGAGCTGGTGCCCAGGCTGCGGTGCCAGGAGAATGGGCAGGAACTGTCTCCCATTGCCCTGGACCCAGGCCCTGAGCCCCGCCGGGCTAAGCAGGAGGCCCGGAACCAGAAGCGGGCCCAGGGCCGTGGTGAGGTAGGCTCAGGGGCTGGCCCCGGGGCCCAGGCAGGGCCCAGCGCCAAGAGGGCTGTACATCTCTGCAGAGGGCCAGAGGGGGAAGGGTCCAGGGATGGCCCTGGACCCCAGGGTGATGCCCCACCCTTCCTGGCTAATCCAGCCCCCCAG GTTGAGGCTGAAGAACAGCTCTGTGTACCACCACTGAATCCGCAAACCTGCCTCCTAGGCTCAGAGAAGAATTTAGCCCTTTTGGCAGGAGAGAAGTCAGTGTCCCCCAGGAATGACTCAGTCTCCCCAGCAGTGGCCCAGATCAGAGACCCTGGGAAAGATGACCATGTCAAAGAAGAGATGACAGTAGCAACAGATGCCGCAACGTTGGTGGATGGtaaag AGCCTGAGTCCATGGTGAACCTGGCATTTGTCAAGAATGACTCATATGAGAAGGGCCCGGATTCAGTGGTGGTGCACGTGTACGTGAAGGAGATCCACAGGGATACCTCTCGAGTACTTTTCCGTGAACAGGACTTCACACTCATCTTCCAGACCAG GGATGGAAACTTCTTGAGGCTGCATCCGGGCTGTGGGCCCCACACCATCTTCCGTTGGCAGGTGAAGCTCAG GAACCTGATTGAGCCAGAACATTGCACCTTCTGTTTCACGGCTTCTCGCATCGACATCTGCCTCCATAAGCGACAGAGTCAGCGCTGGGGAGGGCTGGAGGCCCCAGCTGCACGAG TGGGTGGTGCAAAGGTTGCCGTGCCGACAGGTCCAACACCTCTGGATTCAACCCCTCCGGGAGGTACCCCTCACCCGCTGACAGGCCAGGAGGAAGCCCGGGCTATGGAGAAAGATAAATCTAAGGCTCGATCCGAGGATACAGGGCTGGATGGTGTGGTGACCCGCACAACCTTGGAGCATGTTGTCCCAAAGCCAGAGCCACACCTGGCCTCG CCCAAGCCCACATGTATGGTACCTCCAATGCCCCACAGCCCTGTGAGTGGAGATagcgtggaggaggaggaggaggaagagaagaaggtgtgtCTGCCAGGTTTCACTGGCCTTGTCAACTTAGGCAACACTTGCTTCATGAACAGTGTCATTCAGTCTCTTTCCAACACTCGGGAACTTCGGGACTTCTTCCATG ACCGTTCCTTTGAGGCAGAGATCAACTACAACAACCCACTGGGGACTGGTGGACGTCTGGCCATTGGCTTTGCTGTGTTGCTCCGGGCCCTGTGGAAGGGCACTCACCATGcctttcagccttccaagttgaaG GCCATTGTAGCAAGCAAAGCCAGCCAGTTCACAGGCTATGCCCAGCACGATGCCCAGGAGTTCATGGCTTTCCTGCTGGATGGGCTACATGAGGACCTGAATCGAATCCAGAACAAGCCATACACAGAAACTGTGGACTCGGATGGACGGCCTGATGAG GTGGTGGCTGAGGAAGCATGGCAGCGGCACAAGATGAGGAACGATTCTTTCATTGTGGACCTATTTCAGGGCCAGTACAAGTCGAAGCTGGTGTGCCCTGTATGTGCCAAG GTCTCCATCACATTTGACCCGTTCCTTTATCTGCCGGTGCCCTTGCCACAAAAACAAAAGGTTCTCCCTGTCTTTTATTTTGCCCGAGAGCCACATAGCAAGCCTATCAAG TTCCTGGTGAGTGTTAGCAAGGAAAATTCCAGTGTGAGTGAAGTTTTGGATTCCCTCTCTCAGAGTGTCCATGTGAAACCTGAGAACCTGCGTCTGGCTGAG GTAATTAAGAATCGCTTCCATCGCATATTCCTGCCCTCTCACTCATTGGACACTGTGTCCCCATCTGACATGCTTCTCTGCTTTGAGCTGCTGTCCCCAGAGTTAGCTAAGGAACGGGTAGTGGTGCTAGAAGTACAACAG CGCCCCCAGGTGCCCAGCGTCCCTATCTCCAAATGTGCCGCCTGCCAGCGGAAGCAGCAATCAGAGGATGAAAAACTGAAGCGATGTACCCGGTGCTACCGTGTGGGCTACTGCAACCA gcTCTGTCAGAAAACCCATTGGCCTGACCACAAGGGTCTCTGCCGCCCTGAGAACATTGGCTACCCCTTCCTGGTCAGTGTACCTGCCTCACGCCTCACTTATGCCCGTCTTGCTCAGCTGCTAGAGGGTTATGCCCG GTACTCTGTGAGTGTATTCCAGCCACCCTTCCAGCCTGGTCGCATGGCCTTGGAGTCTCAGAGCCCTGGCTGTACCACACTGCTCTCCAGTAGCTCCCTGGAGGCTGGGGACAGCGAGAAGGACtccactcagcctcctgagctccagCTGGTGACCTCTGTGGCTGAAGGGGATATGGGGGTCCCCCAGGTGTGGGCATCTCCTGATCGGTGCCCTGTGCCTAGCACCAGTGGAATTTCTTCTGagatgctgactagtgggcctattGAAGGTACTTCTTTGCCTCCTGTCGAGAGGGTGTCCCGGCCTGAAG CTGCTGTACCAGGATACCAACATCCAAGTGAAGCCATAAATGCCCACACATCCcagttcttcatctataaaattgaTGCATCTAACCGAGAGCAGCGGCTAGAGGATAAAG GGGAGACCCCACTGGAGTTGGGTGATGACTGTAGCCTGGCTCTGGTTTGGCGAAACAATGAGCGCCTGCAGgagtttgtgttggtagactccaAGGACCTGGAATGTGCTGAGGACCCAGGCTCTGCTGGTGAGGCTGCTCGCGCTGGCCACTTCACCCTGGACCAGTGCCTCAACCTCTTCACACGGCCTGAGGTGCTGGCACCTGAGGAGGCCTG GTACTGCCCACAGTGCAAACAGCACCGTGAGGCCTCCAAGCAACTGTTGCTATGGCGCTTGCCAAATGTGCTCATTGTGCAGCTCAAGCGCTTCTCCTTTCGTAGTTTTATCTGGCGTGACAAGATCAAtgacttggtggagtttccggttCG GAACCTAGATCTGAGCAAGTTCTGTATTGGTCAGAAAGAGGAGCAGTTGCCCAGCTACGACCTGTATGCTGTCATCAACCACTATGGAGGCATGATTGGTGGCCACTACACTGCCTGCGCACGCCTGCCCAATGATCGCAGCAGTCAGCGCAGTGACGTGG GCTGGCGCTTATTTGATGACAGCACAGTGACGACAGTAGACGAGAGCCAGGTTGTGACACGTTATGCCTATGTACTCTTCTACCGCCGACGGAACTCTCCTGTGGAGAGGCCCCCCAGGGCAGGTCACTCTGAGCACCACCCAGACCTAGGCCCTGCAGCTGAGGCTGCTGCTAGCCAG GGACTAGGCCCTGGCCAGGCCCCCGAGGTGGCCCCCACGCGGACAGCCCCTGAACGCTTCGTCCCCCCTGTGGACCGCCCAGCCCCCACCTACAGCAACATGGAGGAGGTCGATTAG